The following coding sequences lie in one Gemmatimonas sp. UBA7669 genomic window:
- a CDS encoding heme exporter protein CcmB produces the protein MSAVSPALPPSFLRDAWRIARKDLLIEFRTRSAFLAAAVFAVLSVVIFRFTWDPTAIPAMDLAPGVLWVIFTFSGLLGLNRSFGLELAERAYDGLLASQVSRESVFAGKVLGNLVFVCGIQLLTLPAVVLFFDLPVGGAWLLLLVILLLASLGLAAVGTLFAAVASNTRLAELLLPMMTLPFFVPLVLPAAQASAVILRGLPASDAAAWLKVLVAFDLVFVSACVAVFPFTIEE, from the coding sequence GTGAGTGCGGTGTCGCCGGCGCTTCCGCCGTCATTTCTGCGTGATGCCTGGCGCATTGCGCGCAAGGATCTGCTCATCGAGTTCCGCACGCGCAGCGCCTTTCTGGCCGCCGCGGTGTTTGCGGTGCTGTCGGTGGTCATTTTCCGATTCACCTGGGACCCTACCGCCATCCCGGCCATGGATCTGGCGCCGGGAGTGCTCTGGGTGATCTTCACGTTTTCGGGCCTGCTGGGACTCAACCGCTCGTTCGGACTGGAACTGGCCGAACGGGCCTACGACGGCCTGCTGGCCAGCCAGGTGTCGCGGGAGTCGGTGTTTGCCGGCAAGGTGCTCGGCAACCTGGTGTTCGTCTGCGGCATTCAGCTGTTGACGCTTCCGGCGGTCGTGCTGTTCTTCGATCTTCCGGTGGGTGGGGCCTGGCTGCTGCTGCTGGTCATCCTGCTGCTGGCGTCGCTGGGGCTCGCGGCGGTGGGCACCCTGTTCGCGGCGGTTGCATCCAACACGCGACTGGCCGAACTGCTGCTGCCCATGATGACGCTGCCGTTCTTCGTGCCGCTGGTGCTGCCGGCGGCGCAGGCCTCGGCGGTCATTCTGCGCGGGCTGCCGGCATCGGATGCGGCGGCCTGGCTCAAGGTGTTGGTGGCGTTCGATCTGGTCTTCGTGTCGGCCTGTGTGGCCGTCTTTCCGTTCACGATCGAGGAGTAG
- the ccmA gene encoding heme ABC exporter ATP-binding protein CcmA: MPMPDETGATTLASPDATVQAHGLVRAFGRRRAVHEVSLALGAGECLALFGPNGAGKTTLLRLLGGLLKPTRGQVTLMGTPLPGSGATRRLVGLISHHSMLYPALTVRENLHFAAECQGVPDAAAATTRVLELLRVRDREHMPVRFLSRGLQQRVSIARALVHGPRLVLLDEPYTGLDEVGALAFTQALRALKAEGATLVLVTHNLVEGLTLASRAVIMRDGAFVHDEPAPPEGFDLAAFQRRYRDLVHEGLTA; this comes from the coding sequence ATGCCGATGCCCGACGAAACCGGCGCGACCACTCTCGCGTCCCCCGATGCCACCGTGCAGGCGCACGGCCTGGTGCGGGCCTTCGGTCGTCGGCGTGCGGTCCACGAGGTGTCGCTGGCCCTCGGCGCCGGGGAATGTCTGGCCCTCTTTGGGCCCAATGGAGCCGGCAAGACCACCTTGCTGCGCCTGTTGGGGGGGCTGCTCAAGCCCACCCGCGGTCAGGTCACGCTCATGGGCACACCGCTGCCCGGCTCCGGGGCCACGCGTCGGCTGGTGGGGCTCATCAGTCACCACAGCATGCTCTACCCGGCGCTCACCGTGCGCGAGAACCTGCACTTTGCCGCCGAGTGTCAGGGCGTGCCCGACGCCGCCGCGGCCACCACTCGGGTGCTCGAGCTGCTGCGGGTGCGCGACCGGGAACACATGCCCGTGCGTTTCCTGAGCCGTGGTCTGCAGCAGCGGGTGAGCATCGCGCGCGCGCTGGTGCACGGCCCGCGGCTCGTGCTGCTGGACGAGCCCTACACCGGGCTCGACGAAGTGGGGGCGCTGGCCTTCACGCAGGCGCTGCGCGCGCTCAAGGCCGAAGGGGCCACGCTGGTGCTGGTCACGCACAACCTCGTCGAAGGCCTGACGCTGGCGTCGCGGGCCGTCATCATGCGCGACGGCGCCTTTGTGCACGACGAGCCGGCGCCGCCCGAGGGCTTTGATCTCGCCGCCTTCCAGCGTCGCTATCGCGATCTGGTGCACGAGGGACTGACGGCGTGA